The DNA segment CTGGACAGAAAGCCCAGCGGCTCCTCCCCCGACGCCACCGTCTCCTCTTCGCCttcctccgccgccgccgcctcctcctcctcttcctccggCTCCTCGTCCTCCGACGGAGTGGGGGAGGCGGCGGTGACAGCCGCCCCCTCGCCCGACGGCCCCTGGGCGCGCTCCGCTGGTCCCCGGGCAGCCCGCCCCGCCGGGACCATCCTCCACAGCTCCCTCCCGGGGGTCTCGACCAGGCGCACTTCCAGCAGCTCCTCGTCGTCGTCCTCGTCGTCGTCCTCGGGCGCCGCCGCGCTGCCCCCCAAAGGCCCGCCCGCTGCTCGGCGGCCCCCGCGGCCAGGCAGCTGCGGCCCGGGCTTGAGCCGGctgccgccaccgccaccgccgggggggcggggccgcgccTTGGCGGGCGCCCCCTTGCTCTTTTTGCGCGGCCGGTACTTGTAGTCCGGGTAATCCGCCATGTGCTTGAGGCGCAGCCGCTCCGCCTCCCGCACAAACGGGATCTTCTCCGAGTCCTGCAGCAGCTGCCAGCGGCGGCCCAGGCGCTTGGAGATCTCGGCGTTGTGCATGTCGGGCCACTGGTCCATGATCTTCCGCCGCTCGTGCTGCGACCACACCATGAATGCGTTCATCGGTCTCTTAATGTGGCCGCTCGGCGTCTTGCACCAGCCAGGCTCGCGCGCCCCCTCCTCAGCCGGCCCGGGCCCCGGGGGCGGCGGCCCGCCGTCCCGCTTGGCCCTCGCGCCCCGCTGCTGCACCATCGCGCCTGGGCCCGGGGCCGCTAGACGCCGCCGGGGGCCGTCCGCATCCTCcgcggctgggggtgggggaggaggcagcagcGACGGAGGGGCGGCCCCGCCCCGCAGCTCGGCCCGGCCCCCGCGAGCTGGGGAGCGAGGAGCTGGGCGCTCGGGCCCAACGGACGGCGGGGGGGAGAAGGTCAGCGGCGCGGTCTCAGGCGGGCTCGGCGCGCCCCCGCCGCCTCCGGCAAGTTGCGCCCTGCCGCACGCTGCACATTGTTTTGCGGGGGCGGAGGAATCGCACCCTCCGGCCCCCGCGGGCTCTCCTCGCAGCCTCCTGCTCCGCCGCGGCCCGCCCCGCCGCCTTCCAGTGTCTTTCTCCCCGCGCGGCCCCGCCGGCGCGCGCACCACCCCTCCCCCTCGCCGTCTGCGGGCCGCTGCGGCGCGCGCGGGGCCGCCCCGTGTAAACACCGAGGTGCCCGCTTGGGCTGCGGCCGGGCCACGCCTCGCGCCCGGGCGGCGCGTCACCCGTTGCTGGGCAGAGAAGCTGGTATTTGCATCTCCCAATCGCTGGctgccggggcggggcggggctcggGCTGCGGGGCTGGGCGGTCTCGCGGCTGGGTTGGAGGGTGTCTGATGAGGTCGGTTTCTTTTCTTAGGCTGGGGACTGGAAAGAGGGTGGGGGAACGCGGAGCGTGCTTCCCATCTGCCTCCGAAAGCTTGTCCCGCCCCACGTTGCCTTTGAAATTTTAGCTTATTCAGTGACACCTGCCGACAGGTGGGACCTCCGCCCCCTCCTCTTTTGGAGGCGTCTTTCTGAACCATCCCAGAACAGAATGTGGGGGGACTCAGGATCGGGAAAGCTCTTCAAGGGACAGACTCCTCGTTTCATAGATGTAGGCCCTGCCTAGTACACACAGGGTCCAGCCACAGAGGGGCTCGACAAATGCTTTTTGTCATAAACCCAAcgactatttttttaagtctcgTTTGGAGCGCCACCAGAGTCCTGGGAAAGAAGGGAATATGACGCCCGCTTTCCGGATTTGGAACAAGGAAGACTAGCTGACTAGGGCTCGAATCCCAGGCTCGTGGTCCCAGCTCTCTCTTCCCAGCTCAGCGCCTCTCGCTGGCGCATCTCGCCTACCAGCCAAGGGTCCTGAGTAGGGCTGACTTTCCGCTTTTCACAGTCCTCAGGCGAGGTTCGAGGATGCGGGAGTGTCCCATCCCAGGTCCCACCCCACACCGCAACCAGCCGGTTGCGGGACTAGGGCGCGACGTCCCTCCCGAGTCTGAAGAAGCGTGCGCGGGCACGGGGGCGGAGCCAGGCCAAGGGGCGTGTCCGCGACGCTCGCTCGAGGCgcgtggaggggaggggctgcgCGCTCCCTGCTCACCACGTGTGAGCCCGCTCGGGCACCGTGGGCGGTGTGCTGCCCCCGGGGGAGGTCACCTTCACGGCGCCATGGGCCCCGGGCGATGGGAGGGGGCGCTGAGGCCTCGCCCCTCGGAATCAGGAGCTGGGAGGGGTCGGGATCAGAGTCTCTAAAGTGGCATTCCGCTGGGGTGTAGTGGGCACTGTGCAGGGCGGAGGGTGAGAGCCTGGAAGCAGACCTCACCCACCACCGGGCgggtgggggcagagagcccAGCCGGAGGGTgtggggcggggaggaagggCTGAGGTGCGGCTCTGCAGACACGGGGGGCGGGGTGATGCTCTGGGTGCCCGGGAGGGAAACTGGAGCGTGGCGGGCGGGAGGGGGCGACTCTTAAAGGCACAGGGCGCTCGGAAGGGGAAGGCCCTGCTCCCGACCAAATGGTTCTTCCGCAGATGTATTG comes from the Zalophus californianus isolate mZalCal1 chromosome 8, mZalCal1.pri.v2, whole genome shotgun sequence genome and includes:
- the SOX12 gene encoding transcription factor SOX-12 → MVQQRGARAKRDGGPPPPGPGPAEEGAREPGWCKTPSGHIKRPMNAFMVWSQHERRKIMDQWPDMHNAEISKRLGRRWQLLQDSEKIPFVREAERLRLKHMADYPDYKYRPRKKSKGAPAKARPRPPGGGGGGSRLKPGPQLPGRGGRRAAGGPLGGSAAAPEDDDEDDDEELLEVRLVETPGRELWRMVPAGRAARGPAERAQGPSGEGAAVTAASPTPSEDEEPEEEEEEAAAAEEGEEETVASGEEPLGFLSRLPPGPAGLDCSALDRDPDLPPPSGTSHFEFPDYCTPEVTEMIAGDWRPSSIADLVFTY